The following are encoded in a window of Phaseolus vulgaris cultivar G19833 chromosome 3, P. vulgaris v2.0, whole genome shotgun sequence genomic DNA:
- the LOC137807142 gene encoding uncharacterized protein isoform X1, producing the protein MDDGGGSKLSGIRQIVRLKEMFQKWQTVTLGSKESNHDSDVARPGGIPPMINKRLTNVLYCDSDEDSCYSPQPPHDVPKGYLAVYVGPELRRFIIPTSYLSHSLFKVLLEKAAEEFGFDQSGGLTIPCEIETFKYLLNCMENHDDSSDSWWNCSWKHRNCGRINDCSDLCRRSVMVLVASARVVTRLSSILVWISYMKNYITPQLERLLMVHLFVEQLLKIYVLCIQCSPNTCTLPTYSNRTFLTFNEQYMSLYWDQRYLIMSCEILTHHNYVHAPLIRSHYEMLKTFIHRFSCSRSSFLV; encoded by the exons ATGGATGATGGTGGAGGTTCGAAATTGAGTGGAATTAGGCAGATTGTGAGATTGAAGGAAATGTTTCAGAAGTGGCAAACGGTGACTCTGGGCTCAAAAGAGTCGAACCATGACTCTGATGTGGCTCGTCCTGGGGGCATTCCACCAATGATTAACAAAAGGCTAACGAATGTTCTGTATTGTGACTCTGATGAGGATAGCTGCTACAGTCCTCAACCACCACATGATGTTCCCAAAGGCTACTTAGCCGTCTATGTTGGGCCTGAGCTTCGGAGGTTTATCATCCCCACAAGCTACCTTAGCCACTCTTTGTTCAAGGTTTTGTTGGAAAAGGCTGCAGAGGAATTTGGGTTTGATCAGAGTGGTGGACTCACGATTCCATGTGAAATTGAGACCTTTAAATACCTCTTGAATTGCATGGAGAACCACGATGACAGCTCTG ACTCTTGGTGGAATTGCAGCTGGAAACACAGGAACTGTGGAAGAATAAATGATTGTTCTGATCTGTGTAGAAGGAGCGTCATGGTGCTGGTTGCAAGTGCAAGGGTGGTTACTAGGCTTTCTTCCATTTTGGTTTGGATTTCTTACATGAAGAATTATATAACTCCCCAACTAGAAAGATTACTGATGGTTCATTTGTTTGTAGAACAGCtgttaaaaatatatgtacTTTGCATCCAATGTTCCCCCAATACATGTACTTTGCCAACATATTCAAATAGAACATTTTTGACATTTAATGAACAATATATGAGTTTATATTGGGATCAAAGGTACTTGATTATGAGTTGTGAGATTCTCACGCATCATAATTATGTTCATGCACCTCTAATAAGGTCTCATTATGAGATGCTTAAGACTTTCATACACAGATTTTCATGCAGCAGAAGCTCTTTTCTTGTTTAA
- the LOC137807142 gene encoding uncharacterized protein isoform X2 has product MDDGGGSKLSGIRQIVRLKEMFQKWQTVTLGSKESNHDSDVARPGGIPPMINKRLTNVLYCDSDEDSCYSPQPPHDVPKGYLAVYVGPELRRFIIPTSYLSHSLFKVLLEKAAEEFGFDQSGGLTIPCEIETFKYLLNCMENHDDSSAGNTGTVEE; this is encoded by the exons ATGGATGATGGTGGAGGTTCGAAATTGAGTGGAATTAGGCAGATTGTGAGATTGAAGGAAATGTTTCAGAAGTGGCAAACGGTGACTCTGGGCTCAAAAGAGTCGAACCATGACTCTGATGTGGCTCGTCCTGGGGGCATTCCACCAATGATTAACAAAAGGCTAACGAATGTTCTGTATTGTGACTCTGATGAGGATAGCTGCTACAGTCCTCAACCACCACATGATGTTCCCAAAGGCTACTTAGCCGTCTATGTTGGGCCTGAGCTTCGGAGGTTTATCATCCCCACAAGCTACCTTAGCCACTCTTTGTTCAAGGTTTTGTTGGAAAAGGCTGCAGAGGAATTTGGGTTTGATCAGAGTGGTGGACTCACGATTCCATGTGAAATTGAGACCTTTAAATACCTCTTGAATTGCATGGAGAACCACGATGACAGCTCTG CTGGAAACACAGGAACTGTGGAAGAATAA